Below is a window of Calditrichota bacterium DNA.
AAAGAACACGGCCACGCCGATGAGAAAAAGCGCGGTCATGACGATGGCGAGGATGACGATTTTGTCCATGGCAGCTTCTCCGCTCGAAGGAGGTTACGTCCGTTCCAGCTCCTCTTCAATAGCGCCAGGGGCGAGTTTGGCAGGCGCCAGCATTCCCTCTTGCACCGAGATGTTGCGAAGTCGCCCGAGTTCGGCTCTCAACTTCTCGTTTTCTTTGGTCACGCGACGAATGTCCGCGCGCAGCGCGAACACGCGAATGAGCGAGATGAGCAACCAGGTGAGAAGCCCCGCCGCGTAGCTCAGGTACATCACCACCCAAAGTGGGAGCTCGACACTCTGCCACTTGTAGAAGCGCACCACCACCTGCAGAGCCGAGTTTTGGGTGGCCAGCACCACCAGTACCAACACAACCACAATCGCGCCTATCCAACGCACCA
It encodes the following:
- a CDS encoding LapA family protein, giving the protein MWLVRWIGAIVVVLVLVVLATQNSALQVVVRFYKWQSVELPLWVVMYLSYAAGLLTWLLISLIRVFALRADIRRVTKENEKLRAELGRLRNISVQEGMLAPAKLAPGAIEEELERT